One genomic segment of Desulfocapsa sulfexigens DSM 10523 includes these proteins:
- the cobA gene encoding uroporphyrinogen-III C-methyltransferase, which produces MSKKRNGKVYLVGAGPGDPGLITVRGKFLLQRAEVVVYDYLASPKLLKYVPKEAELIYAGKKGGVKHTHTQEEINQMLVDWAESGKMVVRLKGGDPFIFGRGGEEVEVLAKSGIDFEVVPGVTSATAAATYAGIPITHREYTASVAFLTGHEDPTKPGSNVDWEKLATGAGTLVVYMGIKNLPVIVTNLMKHGRDPKTPVAVVRWASTPEQRTVVGTLETITDIVRESGIKPPALIIVGEVVKLRETIDWFEKRPLFGKRIVVTRTREQASELMAGLEEHGANCLEYSTIKIEPMDSYEVLDEELERLDEYHWILFTSLNGVKYFFERLYAKGMDARSMKGPAIAAVGKATADLLLDYGVRADLLPAVFTGEGLAEALLDQGVEGRNVLIPRAEKAREILPETLRGAGAQVTVAPVYKNVSPEGKREQLRQELESGKVDMVTFTSSSTVSNFLSMVDADSSSELRRLMHEVTIAAIGPITAKTVTDNGLHVDIQPESHTIPELVHEIVAFYSNK; this is translated from the coding sequence ATGAGTAAAAAAAGAAATGGTAAGGTGTATCTGGTAGGTGCAGGTCCCGGAGATCCCGGTTTGATAACAGTGAGAGGGAAGTTTCTCCTGCAGAGAGCAGAGGTTGTCGTCTATGACTATCTGGCGAGTCCTAAACTTTTGAAGTATGTCCCTAAAGAAGCAGAGTTGATTTATGCCGGAAAAAAGGGTGGTGTGAAGCATACCCATACCCAGGAAGAAATTAATCAGATGCTGGTTGACTGGGCCGAATCAGGAAAGATGGTTGTCCGCCTCAAGGGTGGTGATCCTTTTATCTTCGGAAGAGGAGGGGAGGAGGTTGAGGTTCTTGCTAAATCGGGGATTGATTTTGAGGTTGTTCCCGGTGTAACCTCGGCTACTGCAGCTGCAACGTATGCCGGAATCCCTATCACCCATCGGGAGTATACCGCATCTGTAGCATTTCTCACCGGTCACGAAGATCCCACAAAGCCCGGATCCAATGTTGACTGGGAAAAACTTGCCACCGGAGCCGGCACCCTGGTTGTGTACATGGGGATAAAAAATCTTCCTGTCATCGTAACGAACCTCATGAAACACGGCCGAGATCCCAAAACTCCGGTTGCTGTGGTTCGATGGGCATCTACCCCTGAACAGCGTACCGTTGTCGGTACTCTTGAAACCATTACCGATATTGTCCGGGAATCCGGCATAAAACCGCCGGCCCTGATCATCGTCGGTGAGGTTGTTAAGCTGAGAGAGACCATTGACTGGTTTGAGAAACGGCCTCTGTTCGGGAAGCGGATCGTGGTTACACGAACCAGAGAGCAGGCATCGGAACTTATGGCTGGTCTTGAAGAGCATGGTGCCAACTGCCTTGAATATTCAACAATCAAGATAGAACCCATGGATTCTTACGAAGTGCTTGACGAGGAGCTTGAACGTCTTGATGAGTATCATTGGATTCTCTTTACCTCTCTGAATGGGGTGAAATACTTTTTTGAACGTCTTTACGCCAAGGGAATGGATGCAAGAAGCATGAAGGGACCGGCGATTGCTGCTGTTGGCAAGGCAACCGCTGACCTCCTGCTTGATTATGGTGTGCGGGCGGATTTACTTCCTGCCGTTTTTACTGGCGAAGGGCTGGCTGAGGCCCTGCTTGATCAGGGAGTTGAAGGGAGAAATGTCCTGATTCCTCGGGCTGAGAAGGCTCGGGAGATACTTCCTGAGACTCTGCGTGGAGCCGGCGCCCAGGTCACTGTCGCTCCGGTTTATAAAAATGTCTCTCCGGAAGGAAAGCGTGAACAACTGCGTCAAGAGCTTGAGTCTGGAAAAGTTGATATGGTGACCTTCACCAGCTCTTCAACGGTCAGTAATTTTCTTTCAATGGTTGATGCAGATAGTAGCTCGGAATTGAGGCGTTTGATGCATGAAGTGACAATTGCAGCGATTGGTCCAATTACTGCGAAGACAGTAACAGATAATGGCCTCCATGTTGACATACAGCCGGAATCACACACGATTCCTGAGTTGGTTCACGAAATTGTGGCGTTTTACTCAAATAAATAA
- a CDS encoding D-sedoheptulose-7-phosphate isomerase, producing the protein MEQIVSEGLINSVMAKEAFVTESRKKLIDLACLMVVTLRQGGKILIFGNGGSAADAQHMAAEFVNRFLINRRPLAAVALSTDTSIITSIGNDFSFDEIFSKQVQALGKPEDLALGISTSGSSMNVIKGIEVAKEIGMRTAVLTGGIAGDGGELGRISDIFLNVPTAKTQHIQEVHLWVEHLLCEIVEREIFGEE; encoded by the coding sequence ATGGAACAAATCGTTTCTGAAGGATTGATTAACTCAGTGATGGCCAAAGAGGCTTTTGTAACGGAAAGCCGCAAGAAATTGATCGATCTGGCTTGTCTGATGGTGGTAACGCTTCGTCAGGGCGGAAAAATTTTGATTTTCGGAAATGGCGGCAGTGCTGCCGATGCCCAGCACATGGCTGCTGAATTTGTGAATCGTTTCCTGATTAACAGAAGGCCTCTTGCGGCTGTGGCTTTGAGTACCGATACCTCGATTATCACATCCATTGGCAATGATTTCTCTTTTGATGAGATTTTTTCAAAACAGGTACAGGCGCTTGGAAAGCCTGAAGATCTTGCCCTGGGGATTTCTACTTCAGGATCATCGATGAATGTTATCAAGGGCATTGAAGTGGCTAAAGAGATTGGTATGAGGACGGCGGTTCTTACCGGCGGAATAGCGGGAGACGGTGGTGAGCTTGGAAGGATTTCAGATATCTTCCTCAATGTTCCAACTGCAAAAACACAGCATATCCAGGAAGTACATTTATGGGTGGAACACCTCCTCTGTGAGATTGTAGAGAGGGAGATTTTTGGTGAAGAATAA
- a CDS encoding adenylate kinase, with the protein MAVNILAFGPNGSGKGTQGAIVKDKYGMDHIESGAIFREHIKGGTELGMKAKAFIEAGDLVPDEITIPMVLETLAKSKEKGWLLDGFPRSLAQAEALDSALKEAGMKIDYVIEILLDRQIAKERIMGRRLCANDNNHPNHIAFEAIKPVEKDGKLVCRVCGGELSARADDQDEEAINKRHDIYYDTKTGTMAAVNYFKGTDSKVISVDGSLPIKEVTAAILAELD; encoded by the coding sequence ATGGCTGTAAACATTCTCGCATTTGGACCAAACGGTAGTGGAAAAGGAACTCAGGGTGCTATTGTGAAAGATAAGTATGGTATGGATCACATTGAGTCCGGTGCCATTTTTCGTGAGCACATTAAAGGTGGAACCGAGCTGGGAATGAAAGCAAAAGCATTCATTGAGGCAGGTGACCTGGTACCCGATGAAATCACCATCCCCATGGTTCTTGAGACCCTTGCCAAATCCAAAGAAAAAGGCTGGTTGCTTGATGGCTTTCCTCGTTCTCTTGCTCAGGCTGAGGCTCTTGACAGTGCTTTGAAAGAGGCCGGAATGAAAATCGACTATGTCATTGAAATCCTTCTTGACCGTCAGATTGCCAAGGAGCGTATCATGGGCCGTCGTCTTTGTGCCAATGATAATAATCATCCAAATCACATTGCTTTTGAGGCTATTAAGCCTGTTGAGAAAGATGGAAAACTGGTTTGTCGTGTCTGTGGCGGTGAACTCAGTGCCCGCGCCGATGATCAGGATGAGGAAGCAATCAACAAGCGTCACGATATTTACTATGACACCAAAACCGGTACAATGGCAGCAGTGAATTATTTTAAAGGTACCGACAGTAAAGTGATTTCTGTTGATGGTTCTCTTCCTATTAAAGAAGTAACAGCGGCAATTCTTGCTGAACTGGACTGA
- a CDS encoding homoserine dehydrogenase, producing the protein MKKIQVGLIGFGTVGSGLAQTLYEQKERLQRKVGTEIVLTQVADIMTDSLPEQFAGVKLTKDAGDIFSNPDIDIVVELIGGMEPARTFMLEAIKNGKHVVTANKALLSVHGKEIFEAAVANNVEVGFEASVGGGIPVIKSLKEGLVANRIESIMGIMNGTANYILTRMTDEGVPFDEVLKDAQEQGFAEADPTYDVEGIDTAHKLAILMTIAYGKHVHLDDINTEGISNITPVDIEFAKEFGCRIKLLAISRNHDTHVEARVHPTMVPNSHMLANINGAYNAIHFTGDTVGNVLLYGLGAGMMPTGSAVAADVVDIGRNILCNSINRVPALSYLPQHIGKPTITPMSELSGPYYFRITALDKPGVLSTISGIFSKYNISIKSVIQKSRHELDPVAIVIHSHVANEDSVQKCIAEIDALDVCTENTVKIRILTDNK; encoded by the coding sequence ATGAAAAAAATTCAAGTTGGCCTTATTGGTTTTGGTACCGTTGGCAGCGGTCTTGCACAAACTCTTTACGAACAGAAAGAACGACTGCAGCGAAAGGTCGGAACCGAGATCGTCCTGACCCAGGTCGCCGACATCATGACAGATTCTCTACCTGAACAGTTTGCAGGGGTGAAACTGACCAAAGACGCTGGAGATATCTTCAGCAATCCTGATATCGATATTGTGGTGGAACTGATAGGTGGTATGGAGCCAGCCAGAACCTTCATGCTTGAGGCAATCAAAAATGGAAAGCACGTGGTTACTGCAAACAAGGCTCTCCTATCCGTACACGGCAAAGAGATCTTTGAAGCAGCAGTTGCCAACAATGTTGAAGTTGGATTTGAGGCAAGCGTGGGGGGCGGTATACCTGTCATCAAGTCTTTAAAAGAAGGACTCGTTGCCAACCGCATCGAATCAATCATGGGTATCATGAATGGTACAGCCAACTATATACTCACCAGAATGACCGACGAAGGCGTCCCCTTTGACGAGGTACTCAAAGATGCCCAGGAACAGGGTTTTGCCGAAGCAGATCCCACCTACGATGTCGAAGGCATCGACACAGCGCACAAGCTTGCCATCCTTATGACCATCGCCTATGGCAAACATGTCCACCTCGATGACATCAATACCGAAGGAATCTCCAATATCACACCTGTGGACATAGAATTTGCCAAGGAGTTCGGTTGCCGCATCAAACTGCTGGCAATCAGCCGCAACCATGACACTCACGTGGAAGCACGTGTCCATCCGACCATGGTTCCAAACTCACATATGCTGGCTAACATCAATGGCGCCTATAACGCCATCCATTTCACAGGTGATACTGTCGGCAACGTCCTGCTCTACGGCCTTGGCGCCGGAATGATGCCGACGGGCAGTGCCGTTGCAGCAGATGTTGTCGATATTGGACGCAATATCCTCTGCAATTCGATAAACCGCGTGCCGGCCCTTTCCTACCTACCACAACATATTGGAAAACCAACGATCACTCCGATGTCAGAATTAAGTGGTCCCTATTATTTCAGGATCACAGCACTGGATAAGCCGGGAGTCCTGTCAACCATCTCCGGAATTTTCAGTAAATATAATATATCAATTAAATCTGTAATCCAGAAAAGCCGTCATGAGCTTGACCCCGTTGCCATTGTTATACACAGTCATGTTGCAAACGAAGATTCCGTACAAAAGTGTATCGCGGAGATAGATGCTCTCGATGTCTGCACCGAAAACACTGTTAAAATACGAATCCTTACGGATAACAAATAA
- a CDS encoding cofactor-independent phosphoglycerate mutase produces the protein MKYLILVGDGMGDLPLPELDNRTPLATASTPVLDALCRKGELFLTRTVPAGYPPGSDVANLSLLGYKPEEYYTGRAPLEAAAMNISLAPDETAFRCNLVTLDWGTAGKVRMIDYSAGHISSEESQQLLQALEAECSSDRFHFKAGISYRHILVVKGDYPALNPVPPHDYIEKDVTVPWHRYMVDPNWNGLLTKACEVLAKHPVNAKRVAAGKNPANGIWLWGEGRLPAMPTIQQRFGITGSLISAVDLLKGLGVMAGLDILNIPGATGYIDTNYKGKADAAIRCLETQDFVFVHVEGPDEAGHQGLLSDKLQAIEDFDGKIVGPIVQGLRERGEDFRLIATMDHYTPLSLRTHIDHPVPTILYDSREQQPGSGQGFSEETGNMAGKKDGCTLPDGETMIKKLLQRT, from the coding sequence ATGAAATACCTCATTCTTGTCGGCGATGGCATGGGAGACCTGCCTTTACCGGAACTTGACAACCGTACTCCGCTGGCTACCGCCTCGACTCCGGTACTCGATGCTCTCTGCCGGAAGGGAGAGCTCTTTCTCACCCGTACTGTGCCAGCCGGGTATCCCCCGGGATCTGATGTGGCTAACCTCTCTCTTCTTGGTTACAAACCTGAAGAATACTACACCGGACGTGCCCCCCTTGAAGCCGCGGCAATGAATATCAGCCTTGCACCCGACGAAACAGCCTTTCGCTGCAACCTCGTTACCCTGGATTGGGGGACAGCAGGCAAGGTGCGGATGATTGACTATTCTGCCGGACATATAAGCAGCGAGGAATCTCAGCAACTGCTCCAGGCACTTGAGGCTGAGTGCAGCAGTGACAGATTCCATTTTAAGGCGGGAATCAGTTATCGCCATATCCTGGTAGTGAAAGGTGATTATCCCGCCCTAAACCCAGTGCCACCTCATGATTACATTGAAAAAGATGTGACAGTTCCCTGGCACCGCTACATGGTCGATCCGAACTGGAACGGGTTACTGACAAAGGCCTGTGAAGTCCTTGCCAAACATCCGGTCAACGCAAAAAGAGTGGCAGCAGGAAAAAATCCGGCAAATGGAATATGGCTCTGGGGTGAAGGCAGGTTACCGGCAATGCCCACTATTCAGCAGCGATTTGGCATTACAGGCAGCCTTATTTCCGCCGTTGACCTCCTTAAAGGTCTGGGAGTTATGGCAGGGCTTGACATTCTGAATATCCCGGGTGCCACTGGCTACATAGATACAAATTACAAAGGGAAAGCTGACGCTGCGATACGCTGCCTGGAAACACAGGATTTTGTTTTTGTCCACGTGGAAGGTCCAGATGAAGCCGGACATCAGGGCTTACTTTCTGACAAATTACAGGCCATTGAAGACTTTGACGGTAAGATCGTAGGCCCCATTGTACAAGGGCTTCGTGAACGTGGCGAAGACTTTCGACTCATAGCAACTATGGACCACTACACTCCGCTATCACTCCGCACCCATATTGATCACCCGGTCCCAACCATTCTCTATGACTCCAGAGAACAGCAGCCGGGAAGTGGGCAAGGATTTTCCGAGGAAACAGGAAATATGGCCGGAAAGAAAGATGGCTGCACCCTTCCGGATGGCGAAACCATGATAAAAAAACTCCTCCAGCGCACGTGA
- a CDS encoding acyl-CoA thioesterase, giving the protein MINEAAHRTPYRVIYGDTDAAAVVYNANYLRFFEIGRTELMREKVCSYRDIEELGLLLPVTECFVRYKAFARYDDLLQIETKLVWIKKVSCKFSYRLLREEPGAEKETLIAKGHTIHAAVNRDGKLTPIPTEIAHRLQALLPPSE; this is encoded by the coding sequence GTGATAAACGAAGCTGCTCATCGTACTCCCTATCGTGTCATCTATGGTGACACAGACGCTGCGGCGGTGGTGTACAATGCAAACTACCTCCGTTTTTTCGAAATCGGACGAACCGAACTCATGAGGGAAAAAGTCTGCAGCTATCGTGACATTGAGGAACTCGGACTTCTTCTTCCGGTAACCGAATGCTTTGTTCGCTACAAAGCCTTTGCCCGCTATGATGACCTGCTGCAGATTGAAACAAAACTTGTCTGGATCAAGAAAGTCAGCTGTAAATTCTCTTACAGGCTTCTGCGTGAAGAGCCGGGAGCAGAAAAAGAAACACTGATAGCCAAAGGCCATACTATCCACGCCGCCGTAAATCGTGATGGAAAACTCACCCCCATTCCCACCGAGATAGCCCATCGCCTCCAGGCTCTCCTTCCTCCCTCGGAGTAG
- a CDS encoding methyltransferase domain-containing protein, with product MEYITKKEEILDSIQWSNFSYEYEIISIHNIDIPTLKITVIDGSKKIQMQPFVLGEIPNIENISRSLWVLNHSKRPEQRNTILRNFSLKLDVIKPIFESIIDNKRYKHIFEIGSTDSFVSEEIIKKVFSEKYIGLDIVTPPNSNNTAKRPCVQGLSEQLPFVEGAFDFALVSMTLLNIVRPDVAFSEISRVLNNRSTVIIIDINSNYYKACGFYKKEGSEYSFTKILSTQKSFFTLKTLGRDNFFIHCYHHFDLYKDFLCQHNFGITKDFVFGPTVETILDRSQKPQKDIESFARYIQYQPFHLVEGQRS from the coding sequence ATGGAATATATCACAAAAAAAGAAGAGATATTAGATAGTATTCAGTGGAGTAATTTTTCCTATGAATATGAAATTATATCTATCCACAATATAGATATTCCCACTCTGAAAATCACAGTAATAGATGGCTCTAAAAAAATTCAAATGCAGCCTTTTGTGTTAGGTGAGATTCCAAACATTGAGAACATATCTAGATCATTGTGGGTACTTAACCATTCAAAACGGCCAGAACAACGAAATACTATTTTACGCAATTTCAGCCTCAAACTTGATGTCATTAAGCCTATTTTTGAGAGTATTATTGATAATAAGAGGTATAAGCACATTTTCGAAATTGGCAGTACAGACTCTTTCGTATCCGAGGAAATCATCAAGAAAGTATTTTCAGAAAAGTACATTGGTTTAGATATCGTTACACCCCCTAATAGTAACAACACTGCTAAGCGGCCCTGTGTGCAAGGGCTAAGCGAGCAACTACCATTTGTTGAAGGTGCTTTCGATTTTGCACTGGTCTCGATGACACTCCTAAATATAGTAAGGCCAGATGTCGCATTTTCTGAAATATCAAGGGTATTGAATAATAGATCAACAGTTATAATCATTGATATAAATAGCAATTACTATAAAGCCTGCGGGTTCTACAAAAAGGAAGGTAGTGAGTATTCATTTACGAAAATTTTAAGTACCCAAAAATCCTTTTTCACCCTTAAAACGCTTGGGAGGGATAACTTTTTTATCCATTGTTACCACCATTTTGATTTATATAAAGACTTCTTATGTCAGCATAATTTTGGAATTACAAAGGATTTTGTGTTTGGGCCTACAGTTGAAACAATACTAGACAGATCACAAAAACCACAAAAAGATATCGAGTCGTTTGCGCGCTATATTCAATACCAACCATTCCACCTGGTAGAAGGCCAAAGAAGCTAA
- a CDS encoding transposase: MSRYFTRWRVEDTIRFIKQSYDIEDIRVLTYDRLKNMAVLVLASSYFAAVWLGTKTKLNILATHALDAAKRLFGIPNFRYYALADGIKSIFKRIGKGPLYPRNYEKSASPQLSLWSG, translated from the coding sequence ATGTCCAGATATTTTACAAGATGGCGTGTAGAGGATACAATCCGTTTCATCAAGCAAAGTTACGACATTGAAGATATACGGGTGCTAACCTACGATCGTTTAAAGAATATGGCAGTTCTTGTCTTGGCTTCTTCATACTTTGCAGCTGTCTGGCTTGGAACCAAAACAAAACTGAATATTCTTGCTACGCACGCACTGGATGCGGCCAAACGACTCTTTGGAATACCAAATTTTCGATATTATGCGTTAGCTGATGGGATTAAATCGATTTTCAAACGCATTGGAAAAGGGCCGCTCTATCCTAGAAATTATGAAAAATCAGCTTCACCCCAGTTATCGTTATGGTCTGGATAA
- a CDS encoding dienelactone hydrolase family protein translates to MTKESIDPKVYDLYDEYCHTQMTRRDFLNKASMLVVASGSALVMAEALFPRYAEAQTISFTDKRIKPRYVEYDSPGGSSGKMRGYLVTPASEGPFPAVLVIHENRGLNPYIEDVARRFAVEGFITLAPDGLAPIGGYPGNDDDGKVMQKSLDKDKLFTDMLNSAKFLKGHELSNGKLGATGFCYGGGVVNELAVTMGADLNAGVPFYGVAPVLENVAKIRAPLMLNYAEDDPRVNTTQKVYKEALKGNNKNFVMHTYEGTRHGFHNDSTPRYNEVQAELAWKRTISFFKEQLI, encoded by the coding sequence ATGACTAAAGAATCTATCGATCCTAAGGTTTATGATTTATACGATGAATACTGTCATACACAGATGACAAGGAGGGATTTCCTCAACAAAGCATCGATGCTTGTTGTTGCAAGTGGGTCGGCCCTGGTTATGGCTGAAGCATTGTTCCCTCGTTATGCAGAAGCTCAAACGATCTCTTTTACTGACAAACGCATCAAACCCAGATACGTTGAATATGACTCCCCAGGTGGTTCATCCGGGAAAATGCGTGGATATTTGGTGACGCCTGCCAGTGAAGGTCCTTTTCCAGCCGTTTTAGTTATCCATGAAAATAGAGGGTTGAATCCTTATATAGAAGATGTCGCCCGTCGATTTGCAGTGGAGGGGTTCATTACGCTCGCCCCAGATGGATTGGCACCGATTGGTGGTTATCCCGGCAACGACGATGATGGCAAAGTCATGCAGAAATCCTTAGACAAAGACAAACTTTTTACCGATATGCTAAACAGCGCCAAGTTTTTAAAAGGACATGAATTGTCTAATGGAAAGTTGGGAGCGACAGGCTTCTGTTATGGTGGTGGTGTTGTTAATGAGCTTGCCGTAACTATGGGTGCGGATCTGAATGCCGGAGTTCCGTTTTATGGTGTAGCCCCAGTTCTTGAAAATGTAGCCAAAATCCGAGCGCCTCTTATGTTGAATTACGCTGAAGATGATCCACGGGTGAATACTACTCAGAAAGTATATAAAGAGGCTTTGAAGGGGAATAATAAAAATTTTGTCATGCATACTTACGAAGGCACCAGACACGGCTTCCATAACGACTCTACGCCTCGCTACAATGAAGTGCAGGCTGAGCTTGCCTGGAAACGTACCATTTCCTTTTTTAAGGAGCAGCTCATTTAA
- a CDS encoding Coenzyme F420 hydrogenase/dehydrogenase, beta subunit C-terminal domain has protein sequence MITDTSSPLNTHPDSHVITTIDKSALPVAFFERDLCARTATCLGVCPENAISLDENYYPVLDETTCTACGKCREVCPGGQVNFEKLSQQSFGISDDFSFDGHCEEILVGHALDSSILEKATGGGIITALAIMLLESGEVDGCVVTRMRTDKPWMGEPFIATSREEILTSAGSRYTVIPLNKTLHTIRQQEGKYAIVGLPCHNHGLRNAMAQDEVLAARIKVIIGTFCGGTLEPVVVPELLRTKNIPLDSITNFEFRGGAWPGQMRAVFKDKPPQAVHYSNYKDGAYNYLIGIYLPRRCQVCYDGSNLFADIAVGDAWTRDESGKYKYNSQSRVFVRSDLGKRIIKKAVEREVLKLNDVTQDPSYKTHRMRTQRKGLNAPLRHARWQKKGIPVPQYDRPLPHASNWEKLTEILISMFLWTGQVPWLRYAITKTLTSKAMIPLIKLRLWRKKRKYLKRATSKG, from the coding sequence ATGATCACCGACACTTCCTCCCCATTAAACACCCATCCTGACAGTCACGTGATAACAACAATTGACAAATCTGCTTTGCCCGTTGCCTTCTTTGAACGAGACTTATGTGCCCGTACTGCTACCTGTCTCGGCGTCTGTCCCGAGAATGCTATTTCACTCGATGAGAATTATTACCCTGTGCTCGACGAGACTACATGTACCGCATGCGGCAAATGTCGAGAAGTCTGCCCCGGTGGCCAGGTTAATTTTGAAAAACTCAGCCAGCAAAGTTTCGGAATCAGTGATGATTTCAGTTTTGACGGTCATTGCGAAGAAATTTTAGTCGGTCACGCACTGGATTCGTCAATACTTGAGAAAGCTACCGGCGGCGGTATCATAACCGCTCTTGCTATCATGCTACTGGAAAGCGGGGAAGTAGATGGATGCGTAGTCACGCGTATGCGTACAGACAAACCCTGGATGGGTGAACCGTTTATCGCAACCAGCCGCGAGGAAATCCTAACAAGTGCGGGATCGCGTTACACAGTCATCCCTCTCAACAAAACCCTCCACACCATCCGCCAGCAGGAAGGCAAATACGCCATTGTCGGTCTTCCCTGCCACAACCATGGCTTACGTAATGCCATGGCTCAGGATGAAGTTCTGGCTGCCAGGATTAAAGTTATTATCGGCACCTTCTGCGGTGGTACACTGGAACCCGTCGTCGTTCCCGAATTGCTGAGAACAAAAAATATCCCCCTTGACTCGATAACTAATTTTGAATTTCGCGGTGGTGCATGGCCCGGCCAGATGCGAGCAGTATTCAAGGACAAACCGCCACAGGCTGTCCACTATTCGAACTACAAAGATGGTGCGTACAATTACCTGATAGGTATCTACCTCCCAAGACGCTGCCAGGTTTGCTACGACGGTTCCAATTTATTTGCAGATATAGCCGTTGGCGATGCATGGACACGTGATGAAAGTGGCAAATACAAGTACAATTCGCAATCACGTGTATTTGTACGCAGTGATCTTGGCAAAAGAATTATCAAAAAGGCGGTGGAACGAGAGGTATTAAAGCTCAATGACGTAACCCAGGATCCGAGCTACAAAACCCACAGGATGCGTACCCAGCGCAAAGGACTGAACGCACCATTACGTCACGCCCGCTGGCAGAAAAAAGGCATCCCCGTACCGCAATACGATCGTCCTCTGCCCCATGCCAGCAACTGGGAAAAACTGACTGAAATCTTGATTTCAATGTTCCTCTGGACAGGACAGGTCCCCTGGTTGCGTTACGCAATCACCAAGACACTTACTTCAAAAGCCATGATTCCTTTGATCAAGCTACGACTCTGGCGAAAAAAACGGAAATATCTAAAACGGGCCACGTCCAAAGGGTAG